A single region of the Aeromicrobium chenweiae genome encodes:
- a CDS encoding ABC transporter ATP-binding protein — protein sequence MGVEVVVEGLTKKFGSQTIWNDVTLTLPAGEISVMLGPSGTGKSVFLKTLIGLLKPNSGHIFIEGVDIANCKEKELYEIRKLFGVLFQDGAMFGSMDLYDNVAFPLREHTRKSESEIRTIVMDKMELTGLVGAERKLPGEISGGMRKRAGLARALVLDPEILLIDEPDSGLDPVRTSYINQLFIDLNAQIDATFLIVTHDINTARKVPDNIGLLYHKHLAMFGPREMLLTSEEPVVAQFLNAQTVGPIGMSEEKDADELAAEKGIAMPPLPPVPMQLETSDGRPRRGQREPGAWCRENGVVPPAGSFEPSAEQVPAGGVA from the coding sequence GTGGGTGTTGAAGTGGTGGTCGAGGGACTGACGAAGAAGTTCGGCAGCCAGACGATCTGGAACGACGTGACGTTGACCCTGCCCGCCGGCGAGATCTCGGTGATGCTCGGCCCGTCGGGCACCGGCAAGTCCGTCTTCCTCAAGACGCTCATCGGCCTGCTCAAGCCGAACTCGGGCCACATCTTCATCGAGGGCGTCGACATCGCGAACTGCAAGGAGAAGGAGCTCTACGAGATCCGGAAGCTGTTCGGGGTGCTGTTCCAGGACGGCGCGATGTTCGGCTCGATGGACCTGTACGACAACGTCGCCTTCCCGCTGCGTGAGCACACCCGCAAGTCCGAGTCCGAGATCCGCACCATCGTGATGGACAAGATGGAGCTGACCGGCCTCGTCGGCGCGGAGCGCAAGCTCCCCGGCGAGATCTCCGGCGGCATGCGCAAGCGCGCCGGCCTGGCCCGCGCCCTGGTCCTGGATCCCGAGATCCTCCTGATCGACGAGCCCGACTCCGGCCTGGACCCGGTCCGCACGTCGTACATCAACCAGCTGTTCATCGACCTGAACGCGCAGATCGACGCGACGTTCCTGATCGTGACCCACGACATCAACACCGCGCGCAAGGTCCCCGACAACATCGGGCTGCTGTACCACAAGCACCTGGCCATGTTCGGTCCCCGCGAGATGCTCCTGACGTCCGAGGAGCCGGTCGTCGCGCAGTTCCTCAATGCCCAGACGGTCGGCCCGATCGGGATGTCCGAGGAGAAGGACGCCGACGAGCTGGCCGCCGAGAAGGGCATCGCGATGCCGCCCCTGCCGCCGGTGCCGATGCAGCTGGAGACCTCCGACGGCCGTCCCCGTCGCGGTCAGCGCGAGCCGGGTGCCTGGTGCCGCGAGAACGGTGTCGTCCCGCCGGCGGGCTCGTTCGAGCCGAGCGCCGAGCAGGTCCCCGCCGGAGGCGTGGCGTGA
- the rplL gene encoding 50S ribosomal protein L7/L12, giving the protein MAKLSTGDLLDAFKEMTLIELSEFVKEFEETFDVTAAAPVAVAAAPAAGGAAGDDAAAEQDEFDVILEGAGEKKIQVIKEVRTITGLGLKEAKDLVEGAPKPVLEKANKEAADKAKDALEAAGASVTVK; this is encoded by the coding sequence ATGGCGAAGCTCAGCACCGGCGATCTGCTGGATGCATTCAAGGAAATGACCCTCATCGAGCTCTCCGAGTTCGTCAAGGAGTTCGAGGAGACGTTCGACGTCACCGCAGCCGCTCCGGTTGCCGTCGCTGCCGCGCCCGCCGCCGGCGGTGCCGCTGGTGACGACGCCGCCGCCGAGCAGGACGAGTTCGACGTCATCCTCGAGGGCGCTGGAGAGAAGAAGATCCAGGTCATCAAGGAAGTTCGTACGATCACCGGTCTCGGACTCAAGGAGGCCAAGGACCTCGTCGAGGGTGCTCCGAAGCCCGTCCTCGAGAAGGCCAACAAGGAAGCTGCCGACAAGGCGAAGGATGCCCTCGAGGCAGCCGGCGCCAGCGTCACCGTCAAGTGA
- the rplJ gene encoding 50S ribosomal protein L10 has translation MANAEKTAAVAELADNFRQSSGAVLTEYRGLTVKQLQELRRSLGEDVSYAVAKNTLTKIAAKDAGVELDTELLTGPTAIAFIKGDPVLAAKSLRDFAKANTPLVIKGGFLDGKILSADEINKLADLESREVLLAKLAGGMKASLSNAASLFQAPLSQAARVLGALQAKVDSEGADTPAEAPAEADSAVAETTEG, from the coding sequence ATGGCAAACGCGGAAAAGACAGCCGCTGTTGCGGAGCTGGCGGACAACTTCCGTCAGTCGAGCGGCGCTGTCCTCACCGAGTACCGCGGTCTCACCGTGAAGCAGCTGCAGGAACTGCGCCGCTCTCTCGGTGAAGACGTGAGCTATGCCGTCGCCAAGAACACGCTGACCAAGATCGCCGCCAAGGACGCAGGCGTGGAGCTCGACACCGAGCTCCTCACCGGTCCGACCGCGATCGCCTTCATCAAGGGCGATCCGGTGCTGGCAGCGAAGAGTCTGCGTGACTTCGCGAAGGCCAACACGCCCCTCGTCATCAAGGGAGGCTTCCTCGACGGGAAGATCCTCTCCGCTGACGAGATCAACAAGCTGGCCGACCTCGAGTCGCGCGAGGTCCTCCTCGCCAAGCTCGCAGGTGGCATGAAGGCCAGCCTGTCGAACGCCGCATCGCTGTTCCAGGCCCCGCTGTCGCAGGCCGCCCGAGTTCTGGGTGCCCTGCAGGCGAAGGTCGACAGCGAGGGCGCAGACACCCCGGCCGAGGCACCCGCCGAGGCCGACTCCGCAGTCGCGGAGACCACCGAGGGCTGA
- the rplA gene encoding 50S ribosomal protein L1, which translates to MAQHSKAYREVAEKIDKNSLYTPLQATNLAKEAGSKNYDSTVDVSVRLGVDPRKADQMVRGTVNLPHGTGKTARVLVFATGANAEAAREAGADYVGADELVDKVNGGWLDFDAVVATPDMMGKVGRLGRVLGPRNLMPNPKTGTVTPDVAKAVGDIKGGKIEFRVDRHANLHFVIGKASFSAEQLAENYGAALDEILRLKPASSKGRYVRKITVSTTNGPGIPVDPSRTKSYAVDEA; encoded by the coding sequence ATGGCACAGCACAGCAAGGCGTACCGCGAGGTCGCCGAGAAGATCGACAAGAACAGCCTGTACACCCCCCTCCAGGCCACCAACCTGGCCAAGGAGGCCGGCAGCAAGAACTACGACTCGACCGTGGACGTGTCCGTCCGGCTCGGTGTCGACCCCCGCAAGGCCGACCAGATGGTGCGCGGCACCGTCAACCTTCCGCACGGCACGGGCAAGACCGCACGGGTCCTGGTCTTCGCCACCGGCGCCAACGCCGAGGCCGCCCGCGAGGCCGGCGCTGACTACGTCGGCGCCGACGAGCTGGTCGACAAGGTCAACGGGGGATGGCTCGACTTCGACGCCGTCGTCGCGACGCCGGACATGATGGGCAAGGTCGGTCGCCTGGGCCGCGTGCTCGGCCCCCGCAACCTGATGCCGAACCCGAAGACCGGCACGGTCACGCCCGACGTCGCCAAGGCCGTCGGTGACATCAAGGGCGGCAAGATCGAGTTCCGCGTCGATCGCCACGCCAACCTGCACTTCGTGATCGGCAAGGCGTCGTTCTCCGCCGAGCAGCTCGCCGAGAACTACGGCGCTGCGCTCGACGAGATCCTGCGTCTCAAGCCGGCCAGCTCGAAGGGCCGTTACGTCCGCAAGATCACGGTCTCCACGACCAACGGTCCGGGCATCCCGGTCGACCCGAGCCGCACGAAGAGCTACGCGGTCGACGAGGCCTGA
- the rplK gene encoding 50S ribosomal protein L11, which translates to MPPKKKVAAIVKVQLQAGMANPAPPVGTALGPHGVNIMEFCKAYNSATEAMRGNVVPVEITIYEDRTFTFVTKTPPAAELIKKAAGLQKGSAVPHTDKVGKITKDQIREIATTKLPDLNATDIDAAMKIVEGTARSMGVTTD; encoded by the coding sequence ATGCCTCCCAAGAAGAAAGTCGCAGCCATCGTCAAGGTGCAGCTGCAGGCCGGTATGGCCAACCCGGCACCGCCCGTCGGTACCGCGCTCGGCCCCCACGGCGTCAACATCATGGAGTTCTGCAAGGCCTACAACTCGGCCACAGAAGCCATGCGTGGCAACGTCGTCCCGGTCGAGATCACGATCTACGAAGACCGCACGTTCACCTTCGTCACCAAGACGCCGCCCGCGGCCGAGCTGATCAAGAAGGCTGCCGGTCTGCAGAAGGGTTCGGCCGTCCCGCACACGGACAAGGTCGGCAAGATCACGAAGGACCAGATCCGCGAGATCGCCACGACCAAGCTGCCGGACCTGAACGCGACCGACATCGACGCCGCCATGAAGATCGTCGAGGGCACTGCGCGCTCGATGGGCGTCACGACGGACTGA
- the nusG gene encoding transcription termination/antitermination protein NusG has product MTQGYEENIDVDADAQSDATDVDAPEAPEATDEVDTTADEADVDDSVEAADADDAEEPVVDVLQEFKDRLRNQVGDWYVVHTYSGMEKRVKSNLENRVTSLNAEDYIYEVVVPTEEVAEIKNGQRKLVKRTVLPGYVLVRMDLTDESWGVVRHTPSVTGFVGNSHQPVPLSLAEVESMLAPAVEAEVATAADAPDQQQTKAAKVEFSDFEVGDSVMVVDGPFATLHATITEINVDAQRVKALVEIFGRETPVELSFTQIQKV; this is encoded by the coding sequence GTGACTCAAGGTTACGAAGAGAACATCGACGTCGACGCGGACGCGCAGTCCGACGCGACCGATGTCGACGCGCCTGAAGCCCCGGAGGCGACCGACGAGGTCGACACCACGGCTGACGAGGCCGACGTCGACGACTCTGTCGAGGCCGCGGACGCCGACGACGCCGAGGAGCCCGTCGTCGACGTGCTCCAGGAGTTCAAGGACCGCCTCCGCAACCAGGTCGGCGACTGGTATGTGGTGCACACCTACTCCGGCATGGAGAAGCGGGTGAAGTCGAACCTGGAGAACCGGGTGACCTCGCTGAACGCCGAGGACTACATCTACGAGGTCGTCGTCCCGACCGAAGAGGTCGCCGAGATCAAGAACGGTCAGCGCAAGCTCGTCAAGCGCACCGTCCTGCCCGGCTACGTCCTGGTCCGCATGGACCTCACCGACGAGTCGTGGGGCGTCGTCCGCCACACGCCGTCCGTCACGGGCTTCGTGGGCAACTCCCACCAGCCCGTCCCCCTCAGTCTTGCCGAGGTCGAGAGCATGCTCGCCCCGGCAGTGGAGGCCGAAGTCGCAACCGCGGCGGACGCCCCCGACCAGCAGCAGACGAAGGCCGCCAAGGTCGAGTTCTCCGACTTCGAGGTCGGCGACTCCGTCATGGTCGTCGATGGACCGTTCGCCACGCTGCACGCGACCATCACCGAGATCAACGTCGATGCACAGAGGGTCAAGGCCCTCGTGGAGATCTTCGGCCGCGAAACGCCGGTCGAGCTCAGCTTCACCCAGATCCAGAAGGTCTGA
- the secE gene encoding preprotein translocase subunit SecE has translation MSDRHELAGTSGKRTSPITFYRQVIAELRKVVWPTRPQVINYFWVVLVFVLVMMAIVAGLDYGFGKAAFAIFA, from the coding sequence GTGAGCGATCGTCACGAGCTGGCCGGCACGTCCGGCAAGCGCACCTCGCCGATCACGTTCTATCGCCAGGTGATCGCCGAGCTCCGCAAGGTGGTCTGGCCGACCCGCCCCCAGGTGATCAACTACTTCTGGGTGGTGCTCGTGTTCGTGCTCGTCATGATGGCCATCGTCGCCGGACTCGACTACGGGTTCGGCAAGGCAGCCTTCGCCATCTTCGCTTAG
- the add gene encoding adenosine deaminase, producing the protein MAPELSTADEKGWFRFQRLYDVARSVLRTEEDVRRLVLEAALDDAADGSVWTEIQVDPSGYAARFHNMTEFTDLVIDAVRDASERAGIGMGVVIAANRTRHPLDARTLARLAAQYAGRGVIGFGLSNDERRGDTREFAPAFAIAERAGLALVPHGGELRGPAHVTQCLDHLHPNRLGHGVRAADDPAVLARVADSGVALEVCPTSNVSLGVYSTYEEVPVRTLTEAGVDVALGADDPLLFGSRLGAQYSILRVAQDFSDAELAELGRMSIRRSYAPRELVATALSGVDTWLGTPPDDGSR; encoded by the coding sequence GTGGCCCCCGAGCTGAGCACCGCCGACGAGAAGGGCTGGTTCCGCTTCCAGCGGCTCTACGACGTCGCCCGTTCGGTGCTGCGGACCGAGGAGGACGTGCGCCGTCTCGTCCTCGAGGCTGCGCTCGACGACGCCGCGGACGGATCGGTCTGGACCGAGATCCAGGTGGACCCGTCGGGGTACGCCGCCCGGTTCCACAACATGACCGAGTTCACCGACCTGGTCATCGACGCCGTCCGGGACGCGTCCGAGCGCGCCGGGATCGGCATGGGCGTCGTCATCGCCGCCAACCGGACCAGGCACCCCCTCGACGCACGGACCCTGGCCCGGCTGGCCGCGCAGTACGCCGGACGCGGCGTGATCGGGTTCGGGCTGTCCAACGACGAGCGGCGCGGCGACACGCGTGAGTTCGCCCCGGCGTTCGCGATCGCCGAGCGGGCCGGGCTCGCGCTGGTCCCCCACGGCGGCGAGCTGCGCGGCCCCGCGCACGTGACCCAGTGCCTCGACCACCTGCACCCGAACCGCCTCGGGCACGGCGTGCGCGCCGCCGACGACCCGGCCGTGCTCGCGCGCGTCGCCGACAGCGGGGTCGCCCTCGAGGTGTGCCCGACCTCGAACGTCTCGCTCGGCGTGTACAGCACGTACGAGGAGGTGCCGGTCCGCACGCTGACCGAGGCCGGGGTCGACGTGGCGCTCGGCGCCGACGACCCGCTGCTGTTCGGCTCGCGCCTGGGCGCCCAGTACTCGATCCTGCGCGTCGCCCAGGACTTCTCGGACGCGGAGCTGGCCGAGCTCGGCCGGATGTCGATCCGCCGCTCGTACGCGCCGCGCGAGCTCGTCGCGACCGCCCTGTCCGGGGTCGACACCTGGCTCGGGACACCTCCGGACGACGGCTCGCGATGA
- a CDS encoding DUF4190 domain-containing protein, which yields MTALRPPAPSAPGATASLVLGLCSVAGSILLLPVLLGPLAWYLGASAQREAQRDPVRWSGAGTARTGMVLGMVATALLLAVLLALAAAVAGLAFVYRYDAGYGT from the coding sequence ATGACCGCCCTGCGGCCCCCTGCGCCCAGTGCACCCGGCGCGACGGCGTCGCTCGTGCTGGGCCTGTGCTCGGTCGCCGGCTCGATCCTGCTCCTCCCGGTTCTGCTCGGTCCTTTGGCCTGGTACCTCGGGGCGTCCGCCCAGCGTGAGGCTCAGCGGGACCCGGTCCGGTGGTCCGGCGCCGGCACCGCCCGCACGGGCATGGTCCTCGGCATGGTCGCGACCGCCCTCCTGCTCGCGGTGCTCCTGGCCCTCGCGGCCGCCGTCGCGGGGCTGGCCTTCGTCTACCGGTACGACGCGGGGTACGGCACGTGA
- a CDS encoding DUF4190 domain-containing protein: MSDEEPRYPGQEPPHQPNWGSAYPPPGQSTPPPGYGYPPPGYPPPGYPPQGYGYGPVVPKHPNASTAMVLGIVGVAGGFLCWLPLLVSPVALFQGRKAMREIDASNGQLNGRSEAKAGFVLGIIGTVLLALALAFVVLIVVLSLTIQDFWGETTDDDPGTFDTSARTSLVATWPSGA, translated from the coding sequence ATGAGCGACGAGGAGCCGAGGTACCCGGGCCAGGAACCACCGCACCAGCCCAACTGGGGCTCGGCGTACCCGCCGCCCGGCCAGTCGACGCCGCCTCCGGGCTACGGCTATCCGCCGCCCGGCTATCCCCCGCCGGGATACCCGCCGCAGGGGTACGGCTACGGCCCCGTCGTGCCCAAGCACCCCAACGCGTCCACCGCGATGGTGCTGGGCATCGTGGGCGTCGCAGGAGGCTTCTTGTGCTGGCTCCCCCTGCTCGTGTCGCCGGTCGCCCTGTTCCAGGGGCGCAAGGCGATGCGGGAGATCGACGCGAGCAATGGACAGCTGAATGGCCGCAGCGAGGCCAAGGCGGGCTTCGTGCTGGGCATCATCGGCACGGTCCTGCTCGCCCTCGCGCTGGCGTTCGTCGTCCTGATCGTCGTGCTCTCGCTCACGATCCAGGACTTCTGGGGCGAGACGACGGACGACGACCCCGGCACGTTCGACACCTCAGCGCGCACATCCCTGGTCGCGACCTGGCCGTCCGGCGCCTGA
- a CDS encoding UDP-N-acetylmuramate dehydrogenase, translated as MTPGSPYDGSHCFGRWEPSSFPDRSPGGSAHAASVAAMDLAELTTLRLGGPARAVIDATTEEHLVEAVRVADEAGDTVLVVAGGSNLVVADEGLDGTVVRVLTRGVTVDADACSGAMVTVAAGEPWDAFVARTVDEGWVGVEALSGIPGSTGATPIQNVGAYGQEVSQTIASVRAYDRYDRRIRTFAAADCGFGYRHSRFKAEPQRHVVLTVTFQLALGDLGAPVAYGELARTLGVEVGGRAPARAVRDTVLGLRRGKGMVLDADDHDTWSAGSFFTNPLLTPEQAAALPAGAPRFEQPDGSVKTSAAWLIDHAGFAKGHGNAHVSLSTKHTLALTNRGGASTAELLDLAREIRDGVQAAYGIRLVNEPVLVGCSL; from the coding sequence CTGACCCCAGGTTCCCCGTACGACGGCTCCCACTGCTTCGGCAGGTGGGAGCCTTCGTCATTCCCGGACCGCTCGCCGGGCGGCTCGGCGCACGCTGCTAGCGTCGCGGCCATGGACCTGGCCGAGCTGACCACGCTGCGTCTCGGTGGGCCCGCACGCGCCGTGATCGACGCCACCACCGAGGAGCACTTGGTCGAGGCCGTCCGGGTCGCGGACGAGGCCGGCGACACGGTGCTGGTCGTGGCCGGCGGCAGCAACCTCGTCGTCGCCGACGAGGGACTCGACGGCACGGTCGTCCGCGTGCTCACCCGCGGCGTCACGGTCGATGCGGACGCCTGCAGCGGCGCGATGGTCACGGTCGCCGCGGGGGAGCCCTGGGACGCGTTCGTCGCCCGCACGGTCGACGAGGGCTGGGTCGGGGTCGAGGCGCTGTCCGGCATCCCCGGATCGACCGGCGCGACGCCCATCCAGAACGTCGGCGCGTACGGCCAGGAGGTCTCGCAGACCATCGCGTCGGTGCGTGCCTACGACCGCTACGACCGGCGCATCCGCACGTTCGCCGCGGCCGACTGCGGTTTCGGGTACCGCCACAGCCGGTTCAAGGCCGAGCCGCAGCGCCACGTCGTCCTGACGGTCACGTTCCAGCTCGCCCTGGGCGACCTGGGCGCGCCCGTCGCGTACGGCGAGCTGGCCCGCACGCTGGGCGTCGAGGTCGGTGGCCGTGCGCCGGCCCGCGCGGTCCGTGACACGGTCCTCGGCCTGCGTCGCGGCAAGGGCATGGTGCTCGACGCGGACGACCACGACACGTGGAGCGCCGGCTCGTTCTTCACCAACCCGCTCCTCACCCCCGAGCAGGCCGCGGCCCTGCCCGCCGGCGCCCCCCGCTTCGAGCAGCCGGACGGCTCGGTCAAGACGAGCGCCGCATGGCTGATCGACCACGCCGGCTTCGCCAAGGGGCACGGCAACGCGCACGTGTCGCTGTCGACCAAGCACACCCTGGCGCTGACGAACCGGGGCGGCGCCAGCACGGCCGAGCTGCTCGACCTCGCCCGCGAGATCCGCGACGGGGTCCAGGCCGCCTACGGCATCAGGCTGGTCAACGAGCCCGTGCTGGTCGGCTGCTCGCTGTAG
- the rpmG gene encoding 50S ribosomal protein L33, protein MASKSSDVRPKITLACTECKERNYITKKNRRNDPDRLDLKKFCPRCKTHQTHRETR, encoded by the coding sequence GTGGCCAGCAAGAGCTCAGACGTTCGTCCCAAGATCACCTTGGCCTGCACCGAGTGCAAGGAACGCAACTACATCACGAAGAAGAACCGTCGCAACGACCCCGATCGTCTCGACCTCAAGAAGTTCTGCCCGCGTTGCAAGACGCACCAGACGCACCGCGAGACGCGCTGA
- a CDS encoding quinone-dependent dihydroorotate dehydrogenase, producing MVYRAFFDAVFRRMDPETAHERAFAAIRAGRFATRLAVPQTHAPRTVMGLAFPNAFGLAAGFDKNAKAVPGLLALGFGHVEIGTVTARPQPGNPRPRLFRLVEDRAVINRMGFNNEGAAEVASRLHRLRRTRAGRDAVIGVNIGKTKATPAEDAVADYVESARLLTPYASYLVVNVSSPNTPGLRDLQAVDELRPLLAAVKEVADRNPSGRVPLLVKIAPDLADVDVDAVADLALELGLDGISATNTTIARPESLRTDRATIEAAGPGGLSGPVLAERATEVLVRLRARVGDRLAIIAVGGVTTPEDVRARLAAGADLVQGYTGFIYEGPLWPSRLAAGSV from the coding sequence GTGGTCTATCGCGCCTTCTTCGACGCCGTCTTCCGCCGGATGGACCCCGAGACGGCGCACGAGCGCGCCTTCGCCGCGATCCGCGCCGGCCGGTTCGCCACCCGGCTGGCCGTCCCGCAGACGCACGCGCCGCGGACCGTGATGGGCCTCGCGTTCCCCAACGCCTTCGGCCTGGCGGCCGGGTTCGACAAGAACGCCAAGGCGGTCCCGGGCCTGCTCGCCCTCGGCTTCGGCCACGTCGAGATCGGCACCGTCACGGCACGTCCGCAGCCTGGCAACCCGCGTCCGCGGCTGTTCCGCCTGGTCGAGGATCGCGCGGTCATCAACCGGATGGGCTTCAACAACGAGGGGGCGGCGGAGGTCGCCTCGCGTCTGCACCGCCTGCGCCGCACCCGGGCCGGCCGCGACGCCGTCATCGGGGTCAACATCGGCAAGACCAAGGCCACGCCGGCCGAGGACGCCGTGGCGGACTACGTCGAGAGCGCGCGGCTGCTGACCCCGTACGCGAGCTATCTCGTGGTCAACGTCTCCTCGCCGAACACGCCGGGCCTGCGCGACCTCCAGGCCGTCGACGAGCTGCGTCCGCTGCTCGCGGCCGTCAAGGAGGTCGCCGACCGCAACCCGTCCGGACGGGTGCCCCTGCTGGTCAAGATCGCCCCGGACCTCGCGGACGTCGACGTCGACGCGGTCGCGGACCTCGCCCTCGAGCTGGGTCTCGACGGCATCAGCGCGACCAACACGACGATCGCCCGGCCCGAGTCCCTGCGCACGGACCGCGCCACGATCGAGGCGGCCGGTCCCGGCGGCCTCTCGGGGCCCGTCCTGGCCGAGCGCGCGACCGAGGTGCTCGTCCGGCTGCGCGCGCGGGTCGGCGACCGGCTCGCGATCATCGCGGTCGGCGGGGTGACGACGCCCGAGGACGTCCGGGCGCGACTCGCCGCCGGCGCGGACCTGGTGCAGGGCTACACGGGCTTCATCTACGAGGGCCCCCTCTGGCCGTCGCGGCTCGCCGCTGGGTCCGTCTGA
- a CDS encoding class I SAM-dependent methyltransferase, which translates to MTSPEYFEGLYAASSDPWELAERAYERRKHALTVASLPRERYGRGFEPGCSIGALTDLLSGRCDTLLATDPVAAPLVRARAGVPSSNVTFAQQSVPDDWPEGPLDLIVLSELLYYLSASGRVQVLAHVLDSLALDGHLVLVHWRHPFEAATCTGDEAHREIVECDGLVRVVEHLEEDFRLDVLARG; encoded by the coding sequence GTGACCTCGCCGGAGTACTTCGAGGGGCTGTATGCAGCATCGAGTGATCCGTGGGAACTGGCCGAGCGCGCGTACGAGCGGCGCAAGCACGCCCTGACGGTCGCGAGCCTGCCCCGTGAGCGGTACGGCCGCGGCTTCGAGCCCGGGTGCTCGATCGGCGCCCTGACCGACCTGCTGTCGGGCCGCTGCGACACGCTGCTGGCGACCGATCCCGTCGCTGCACCGCTGGTCCGGGCCCGGGCAGGCGTGCCGTCGTCCAACGTGACGTTCGCCCAGCAGTCGGTGCCGGACGACTGGCCGGAGGGCCCGCTCGACCTGATCGTGCTCTCCGAGCTGCTCTACTACCTCTCGGCAAGCGGCCGGGTGCAGGTGCTGGCCCACGTCCTGGACAGCCTGGCCCTCGACGGGCACCTGGTCCTGGTGCACTGGCGGCACCCGTTCGAGGCCGCGACGTGCACGGGGGACGAGGCGCACCGCGAGATCGTCGAGTGCGACGGGCTGGTCAGGGTGGTCGAGCACCTCGAGGAGGACTTCCGGCTCGACGTCCTCGCCCGCGGCTGA
- a CDS encoding cyclic nucleotide-binding domain-containing protein, producing the protein MLRKPKADPEVVDRLTQVTEFDADIVTRIATVGTLVNIPGGWSIIMESTPADSAYIVLDGTVEIRKGGQRLASLGPGAVFGEIALVNHRLRNASVVASSPISAVRLGEEALRDLLEHDAGFADTMRSIAEARLGAQ; encoded by the coding sequence ATGCTCCGCAAGCCCAAGGCCGACCCCGAGGTCGTGGACCGCCTCACCCAGGTGACCGAGTTCGACGCCGACATCGTCACCCGGATCGCCACGGTCGGCACGCTCGTCAACATTCCCGGCGGCTGGTCGATCATCATGGAGTCGACCCCCGCCGACTCCGCGTACATCGTGCTCGACGGCACCGTCGAGATCCGCAAGGGCGGCCAGCGGCTCGCCTCGCTCGGTCCCGGTGCGGTCTTCGGCGAGATCGCGCTGGTCAACCACCGCCTGCGCAACGCCTCGGTCGTCGCGTCCTCGCCGATCTCCGCCGTGCGCCTCGGCGAGGAGGCGCTGCGCGACCTGCTCGAGCACGACGCGGGATTCGCCGACACCATGCGGTCGATCGCCGAGGCCCGTCTCGGGGCCCAGTAG